In Drosophila bipectinata strain 14024-0381.07 chromosome 2R, DbipHiC1v2, whole genome shotgun sequence, one genomic interval encodes:
- the CheB42b gene encoding uncharacterized protein CheB42b — protein sequence MMGISWLVIIVGVTCCRASDYELLLEDPDIFSPCTDGPPGSIGVPEAFDLSQLEIEHNGDTLHVTGNVTLTWDVNPKDRITGKVEVFHFNRGNWEPTVFTMSTQDFCSIMYDRNQYWYKMWTGYITNRADVEKKCINTPGTVLVHEPFDMELKAKDIRGPTIRGRHKLVVKLLAIDERQHPRPTTVCFEIRGEFTKMK from the exons ATGATGGGAATCTCGTGGCTGGTGATTATCGTGGGTGTGACCTGCTGCCGGGCCTCGGACTACGAGCTGCTGCTCGAGGATCCGGACATATTCTCGCCCTGCACCGATGGACCACCCGGTTCGATTGGGGTGCCCGAGGCCTTCGACCTGAGCCAGCTGGAGATCGAACATAATGGTGATACGCTTCATGTGACTGGCAATGTGACCCTCACCTGGGATGTTAATCCCAAGGATCGGATAACC GGGAAAGTGGAGGTCTTTCACTTCAATCGCGGCAACTGGGAGCCGACTGTCTTCACCATGAGCACCCAGGACTTTTGTTCCATTATGTACGACCGGAATCAGTATTGGTACAAGATGTGGACTGGCTATATAACAAATCGGGCCGATGTTGAAAAGAAGTGCATTAATACCCCGGGT ACCGTTCTGGTTCATGAGCCCTTCGATATGGAGCTGAAAGCTAAAGATATTCGAGGGCCTACTATCCGAGGTCGTCACAAGTTGGTTGTAAAGCTCCTGGCTATCGATGAGAGGCAACATCCCCGTCCAACTACCGTTTGTTTCGAGATCAGAGGGGAGTTCACAAAAATGAAATAG
- the LOC108123115 gene encoding uncharacterized protein — protein MLKVHLILIVNLAGIWAADYEMLLEDPDIFSPCTEPPPGSAGIRGLLNMDDLVKSQEDETIHVSENASTTWELQPTDRISARFAMMHFNRGTWEPTVFSVATPDFCSVMFDEDQYWYKYWTKNILNRDEVEEKCLRTPGTILAHKPFDVVLRMMNIRGATLNGRYKAVVTFEAFDEKNAPRPNTICFEVRGEVEKLKK, from the exons atgctaaaagTTCACTTGATTCTCATCGTAAACCTGGCCGGGATTTGGGCCGCCGACTACGAAATGCTTCTCGAGGATCCGGATATCTTTTCACCCTGCACCGAGCCCCCACCCGGTTCGGCGGGCATCCGGGGGCTCTTGAACATGGATGACCTGGTGAAGAGCCAGGAAGATGAAACGATTCACGTCTCCGAGAATGCATCCACCACTTGGGAGCTGCAACCCACCGATCGAATTTCT GCAAGGTTCGCCATGATGCACTTCAACCGGGGCACCTGGGAGCCCACTGTCTTCAGCGTGGCCACTCCGGACTTTTGCTCGGTGATGTTCGATGAGGATCAGTACTGGTACAAGTACTGGACCAAGAACATCCTGAACCGCGATGAGGTGGAGGAGAAGTGCCTAAGGACACCTGGT ACCATTCTGGCTCACAAACCCTTCGATGTGGTACTACGGATGATGAATATCCGGGGAGCTACCTTGAACGGACGCTACAAGGCGGTGGTCACTTTCGAGGCTTTTGACGAGAAGAACGCCCCGCGACCCAACACCATTTGCTTTGAAGTCAGGGGCGAGGTGGAAAAGTTAAAGAAATGA
- the CheB42a gene encoding uncharacterized protein CheB42a — MWPTLKILLVLGCLTCLTEAFNYMFIMDDDGLLAPCESQPGNLINFRDGLFDMTNAKLGKFNGKLSMEGDLAVVWDDVQPEDTLAFLGQIYKWEHNSWQKTMFSASSKNFCRSMFEKGQYWYDFWTKHITNADEIMKQCLNTKGAVLKHELFEPVLKGSLNVPNLDGRYKLVLTIDAIDKNNVKRPVTACTEFRGIVKRS, encoded by the exons ATGTGGCCCACGCTGAAGATCCTGCTGGTACTGGGATGCCTAACCTGCCTGACCGAGGCCTTCAACTACATGTTCATCATGGACGACGATGGCCTGTTGGCGCCCTGCGAGTCCCAGCCCGGAAACCTCATCAACTTCAGAGACGGCCTGTTCGACATGACCAACGCCAAGCTGGGAAAGTTTAATGGAAAGCTGAGTATGGAGGGGGATCTGGCCGTGGTGTGGGATGATGTCCAGCCCGAAGACACCCTTGCA TTCTTGGGACAAATCTACAAGTGGGAGCACAACTCCTGGCAGAAGACCATGTTCTCGGCCAGCAGCAAGAACTTTTGCCGCAGCATGTTCGAAAAGGGCCAATACTGGTACGATTTCTGGACCAAGCACATCACCAATGCCGATGAGATCATGAAGCAGTGCCTCAATACCAAAGGA GCCGTATTGAAGCACGAACTTTTCGAGCCAGTACTGAAGGGCAGCCTGAATGTCCCGAACCTGGACGGTCGCTACAAACTGGTCCTGACCATAGACGCCATCGACAAGAACAACGTGAAGCGACCGGTCACCGCCTGCACCGAGTTCCGGGGCATCGTCAAAAGGTCCTAG
- the ppk25 gene encoding pickpocket protein 28 — MESPSKKTKEAHDWEAEVCQESSIHGMPYVARKDLHWSERIFWLAVVVTSAYYAIDTCLAQWQRFRNNPIVYEYEYLSGLRNFTFLGLTLCTNYEDAEQVDMLIKIIWGIDPVKDPTKAAYYEKFLYILNRLEYTNLDTLTPFENDSSLDNLDYVDMILKLQSKVLPPPWPILLAPIITEVGLCQTTSQLFHFANPYGWVETLNVTPVRECGFFNDCQFMHKPFNSIFTHVYMYLHDVNEMMLPHDSRTLTFNAKTKSSYVLKLLVNSISADGEVRNLPVAYRKCRYHDENNLKYYWPYHPSLCRLECRIDWALTLCQCKPYFYAAGPKDSICNISGMLCLARSNWLAKPCQCFPLCKENTYSIIEEYEQSGGDQNYVGEQFERTIIIKMDLPKMGMKRRVVFSTDQLIMSFGGAIGLFLGASFMTIYGLVSLFLTFLAEKCKCGSRGKKTSHQ; from the exons ATGGAGTCCCCCAGCAAGAAGACGAAGGAAGCGCACGACTGGGAGGCGGAAGTGTGCCAGGAGTCGTCCATCCACGGAATGCCCTATGTGGCCCGCAAGGATCTGCACTGGTCCGAGCGCATCTTCTGGCTGGCGGTGGTGGTCACATCCGCCTACTACGCCATCGACACCTGCCTGGCCCAGTGGCAGAGGTTCCGCAACAATCCCATCGTCTACGAGTACGAGTACCTCTCCGGGCTGCGAAACTTTACCTTTCTGGGACTGACCCTCTGCACCAACTACGAGGACGCGGAGCAGGTCGATATGCTCATCAAAAT aatcTGGGGAATAGATCCGGTGAAGGATCCCACCAAGGCAGCCTACTACGAAAAGTTCCTCTACATCCTGAACCGTCTGGAGTACACCAACCTGGACACACTGACGCCCTTTGAAAACGACTCCAGCCTGGACAACTTGGACTATGTGGACATGATCCTCAAGCTGCAGTCGAAGGTTCTGCCGCCACCATGGCCCATCCTTCTGGCGCCGATCATCACGGAGGTGGGCTTGTGCCAGACCACCAGCCAGTTGTTTCACTTTGCGAATCCCTATGGGTGGGTCGAGAC CCTCAATGTAACTCCCGTGCGAGAATGCGGTTTCTTCAACGACTGCCAGTTCATGCACAAGCCCTTCAATAGCATCTTCACCCATGTCTACATG TACTTGCATGACGTGAACGAGATGATGCTGCCCCACGACAGTCGCACTCTGACCTTCAATGCCAAGACCAAGAGCTCCTATGTCCTCAAGTTGCTGGTGAACTCCATCTCGGCAGATGGGGAGGTCCGGAACTTGCCGGTGGCCTACCGAAAGTGTCGCTACCACGACGAGAACAACCTCAAGTACTACTGG CCCTATCATCCCAGTCTGTGTCGCCTGGAGTGCCGCATCGACTGGGCCCTGACCCTCTGCCAGTGCAAGCCCTACTTCTATGCCGCCGGCCCTAAGGATTCCATTTGCAACATCTCCGGAATGCTCTGCCTGGCTCGGTCCAACTGGCTGGCCAAACCCTGTCAGTGCTTCCCCCTCTGCAAGGAGAACACCTACAGCATCATCGAGGAGTACGAGCAGAGCGGG GGCGACCAGAACTACGTGGGTGAGCAGTTCGAACGCACCATCATCATCAAGATGGACCTGCCCAAGATGGGCATGAAGCGGCGAGTGGTCTTCAGCACCGATCAGCTAATAATGTCATTTGGAGGCGCCATTGGCCTCTTTCTCGGAGCCAGCTTCATGACCATCTACGGTCTGGTCAGCCTTTTTCTAACatttttggccgaaaaatgCAAATGTGGCTCACGGGGCAAGAAAACCAGCCACCAGTAG